One window of Toxotes jaculatrix isolate fToxJac2 chromosome 19, fToxJac2.pri, whole genome shotgun sequence genomic DNA carries:
- the tmem251 gene encoding transmembrane protein 251 codes for MMNFRQRMGWVGVALYLLLSIMAVYYVFEVYTLSLERVHRGGAGPSTLPPAVTWSHLPSLPVWMWVLVFLLPYLQLFLFLFSCTRADPRAVGYCVLPFCIALLCSRRHTTQTPTSYKVGSVIDT; via the coding sequence ATGATGAACTTCCGTCAGAGGATGGGATGGGTGGGCGTGGCTCTCTACCTGCTGCTCAGTATCATGGCGGTGTACTACGTCTTTGAAGTGTACACGCTCAGTTTGGAGCGCGTACACAGAGGCGGGGCCGGCCCATCAACTCTGCCCCCCGCCGTCACCTGGTCTCACCTGCCGTCACTTCCTGTGTGGATGTGGGTCTTGGTCTTCCTGCTGCCGTACCTgcagctcttcctcttcctgttctcgTGCACGAGAGCCGACCCTCGAGCCGTCGGTTACTGCGTGCTTCCTTTCTGCATCGCCCTGCTGTGCAGCCGCCGCCACACCACCCAGACACCGACCAGTTATAAGGTAGGGTCGGTGATCGACACATAG
- the LOC121199505 gene encoding E3 ubiquitin-protein ligase TRIM50-like isoform X1 — protein MERRQSLEEQLRCPVCLDIFTEPLMLQCGHSYCRCCVRSMTMDLLGQLQCPVCRCAVDGDSPPPNVSLARIIEAVQEVSVSGGAQLESCPQHHNPLSLYCEDEQTVICGLCGSIGSHRGHRITPVSSVYSRMKVKNKITPVSSVYSHMKEDISCLMTEFQHQRSKLEDHICKIAFNKSRITNESDVLKWVIRKEFGELRRCLEVEEAGFMQQVETSAAALISSLQNQTDQINQNLNRLQEALNTLRDLSNEGHLDFITKYGSIAPRFRESRVLLQREERLFSSVNFRPGFNHNDIKLTVWKRLHRKVLPAPEMLKLDPQTAHPMLELHHGETVVSCGALPRRFPDNPERFSYSYCVLANRGFSSGKHYWEVEVGNKPKWRLGLIKGTTSRKSKLVKNPESGVWLIGLKDGVYEAFASPRVVLPVLPPPRRVGLFLDYEGGGLTFYNSDSPDELGFIYSFRLEVQGKVYPLLDVCWHGRGDNKQPLSLPQPHREPLSPLPLTQPQKQDK, from the exons ATGGAGCGTCGTCAGAGTCTGGAGGAGCAGCTCAGATGTCCCGTCTGTCTGGACATCTTCACTGAACCGCTAATGTTACAGTGTGGACATTCCTACTGCAG GTGTTGTGTGCGCTCCATGACGATGGACCTGCTTGGCCAGCTGCAGTGTCCCGTGTGTCGCTGTGCAGTTGACGGAGACAGTCCTCCTCCCAATGTTAGTCTGGCTCGAATCATTGAGGCGGTGCAG GAAGTGAGTGTTTCAGGTGGAGCTCAGCTGGAGTCGTGTCCTCAGCACCATAACCCGCTCAGTCTTTACTGCGAGGACGAGCAAACGGTGATCTGTGGCCTGTGTGGGAGCATTGGTTCACACCGCGGACACAGAATCACACCTGTGAGCTCTGTCTACAGCCGCATGaaggtaaaaaacaaaatcacacctGTGAGCTCCGTCTACAGCCACATGA aggaggacatTTCGTGTCTGATGACAGAGTTCCAGCATCAGAGGAGTAAACTTGAAGATCACATCTGTAAAATCGCGTTCAACAAATCCAGGATCACG AACGAATCTGATGTGCTGAAGTGGGTGATAAGGAAGGAGTTCGGTGAGCTGCGGCGCTgcctggaggtggaggaggccgGGTTCATGCAGCAGGTGGAGACGTCCGCCGCCGCCCTGATCTCGTCCCTCCAGAACCAGACGGACCAGATAAACCAGAACCTGAACCGGCTGCAGGAGGCACTCAACACCCTACGGGACCTGAGCAACGAAGGACACCTGGACTTCATCACG AAATACGGATCGATCGCTCCAAG GTTCAGAGAGAGTCGGGTTCtcctgcagagggaggagaggctcTTCAGCTCGGTCAACTTCAGACCAGGTTTCAACCACAACGACATCAAACTCACCGTGTGGAAGAGACTACACCGAAAAGTCCTGCCAG CACCAGAGATGTTGAAGCTGGATCCTCAGACTGCTCACCCGATGTTGGAGCTCCATCATGGGGAGACGGTGGTGTCCTGTGGGGCTCTGCCGCGGAGATTTCCCGATAATCCAGAGAGGTTCAGTTACAGTTACTGTGTCCTGGCCAACCGAGGCTTCTCCTCTGGGAAACACTACTGGGAG GTGGAGGTGGGTAACAAACCTAAATGGCGTCTTGGTTTGATCAAAGGAACGACGAGTCGGAAGTCCAAGCTAGTGAAGAACCCAGAGAGTGGGGTGTGGCTAATTGGACTGAAGGACGGAGTTTATGAAGCCTTCGCTTCACCCAGGGTGGTGCTGCCAGTGTTGCCACCCCCCCGCCGGGTGGGACTGTTCCTGGACTATGAAGGTGGAGGTCTGACCTTCTATAACAGCGACAGTCCTGATGAGCTGGGTTTCATCTACAGCTTCAGACTGGAGGTCCAAGGGAAAGTCTACCCCCTGCTGGACGTCTGCTGGCACGGCAGAGGGGACAACAAACAGCCCCTGTCCCTCCCCCAGCCTCACAGGGAGCCCctgtcccccctccccctcacccAGCCCCAGAAACAGGACAAGTGA
- the LOC121199505 gene encoding E3 ubiquitin-protein ligase TRIM50-like isoform X2, which yields MERRQSLEEQLRCPVCLDIFTEPLMLQCGHSYCRCCVRSMTMDLLGQLQCPVCRCAVDGDSPPPNVSLARIIEAVQEVSVSGGAQLESCPQHHNPLSLYCEDEQTVICGLCGSIGSHRGHRITPVSSVYSRMKEDISCLMTEFQHQRSKLEDHICKIAFNKSRITNESDVLKWVIRKEFGELRRCLEVEEAGFMQQVETSAAALISSLQNQTDQINQNLNRLQEALNTLRDLSNEGHLDFITKYGSIAPRFRESRVLLQREERLFSSVNFRPGFNHNDIKLTVWKRLHRKVLPAPEMLKLDPQTAHPMLELHHGETVVSCGALPRRFPDNPERFSYSYCVLANRGFSSGKHYWEVEVGNKPKWRLGLIKGTTSRKSKLVKNPESGVWLIGLKDGVYEAFASPRVVLPVLPPPRRVGLFLDYEGGGLTFYNSDSPDELGFIYSFRLEVQGKVYPLLDVCWHGRGDNKQPLSLPQPHREPLSPLPLTQPQKQDK from the exons ATGGAGCGTCGTCAGAGTCTGGAGGAGCAGCTCAGATGTCCCGTCTGTCTGGACATCTTCACTGAACCGCTAATGTTACAGTGTGGACATTCCTACTGCAG GTGTTGTGTGCGCTCCATGACGATGGACCTGCTTGGCCAGCTGCAGTGTCCCGTGTGTCGCTGTGCAGTTGACGGAGACAGTCCTCCTCCCAATGTTAGTCTGGCTCGAATCATTGAGGCGGTGCAG GAAGTGAGTGTTTCAGGTGGAGCTCAGCTGGAGTCGTGTCCTCAGCACCATAACCCGCTCAGTCTTTACTGCGAGGACGAGCAAACGGTGATCTGTGGCCTGTGTGGGAGCATTGGTTCACACCGCGGACACAGAATCACACCTGTGAGCTCTGTCTACAGCCGCATGaag gaggacatTTCGTGTCTGATGACAGAGTTCCAGCATCAGAGGAGTAAACTTGAAGATCACATCTGTAAAATCGCGTTCAACAAATCCAGGATCACG AACGAATCTGATGTGCTGAAGTGGGTGATAAGGAAGGAGTTCGGTGAGCTGCGGCGCTgcctggaggtggaggaggccgGGTTCATGCAGCAGGTGGAGACGTCCGCCGCCGCCCTGATCTCGTCCCTCCAGAACCAGACGGACCAGATAAACCAGAACCTGAACCGGCTGCAGGAGGCACTCAACACCCTACGGGACCTGAGCAACGAAGGACACCTGGACTTCATCACG AAATACGGATCGATCGCTCCAAG GTTCAGAGAGAGTCGGGTTCtcctgcagagggaggagaggctcTTCAGCTCGGTCAACTTCAGACCAGGTTTCAACCACAACGACATCAAACTCACCGTGTGGAAGAGACTACACCGAAAAGTCCTGCCAG CACCAGAGATGTTGAAGCTGGATCCTCAGACTGCTCACCCGATGTTGGAGCTCCATCATGGGGAGACGGTGGTGTCCTGTGGGGCTCTGCCGCGGAGATTTCCCGATAATCCAGAGAGGTTCAGTTACAGTTACTGTGTCCTGGCCAACCGAGGCTTCTCCTCTGGGAAACACTACTGGGAG GTGGAGGTGGGTAACAAACCTAAATGGCGTCTTGGTTTGATCAAAGGAACGACGAGTCGGAAGTCCAAGCTAGTGAAGAACCCAGAGAGTGGGGTGTGGCTAATTGGACTGAAGGACGGAGTTTATGAAGCCTTCGCTTCACCCAGGGTGGTGCTGCCAGTGTTGCCACCCCCCCGCCGGGTGGGACTGTTCCTGGACTATGAAGGTGGAGGTCTGACCTTCTATAACAGCGACAGTCCTGATGAGCTGGGTTTCATCTACAGCTTCAGACTGGAGGTCCAAGGGAAAGTCTACCCCCTGCTGGACGTCTGCTGGCACGGCAGAGGGGACAACAAACAGCCCCTGTCCCTCCCCCAGCCTCACAGGGAGCCCctgtcccccctccccctcacccAGCCCCAGAAACAGGACAAGTGA
- the LOC121199505 gene encoding E3 ubiquitin-protein ligase TRIM50-like isoform X3: protein MTMDLLGQLQCPVCRCAVDGDSPPPNVSLARIIEAVQEVSVSGGAQLESCPQHHNPLSLYCEDEQTVICGLCGSIGSHRGHRITPVSSVYSRMKVKNKITPVSSVYSHMKEDISCLMTEFQHQRSKLEDHICKIAFNKSRITNESDVLKWVIRKEFGELRRCLEVEEAGFMQQVETSAAALISSLQNQTDQINQNLNRLQEALNTLRDLSNEGHLDFITKYGSIAPRFRESRVLLQREERLFSSVNFRPGFNHNDIKLTVWKRLHRKVLPAPEMLKLDPQTAHPMLELHHGETVVSCGALPRRFPDNPERFSYSYCVLANRGFSSGKHYWEVEVGNKPKWRLGLIKGTTSRKSKLVKNPESGVWLIGLKDGVYEAFASPRVVLPVLPPPRRVGLFLDYEGGGLTFYNSDSPDELGFIYSFRLEVQGKVYPLLDVCWHGRGDNKQPLSLPQPHREPLSPLPLTQPQKQDK from the exons ATGACGATGGACCTGCTTGGCCAGCTGCAGTGTCCCGTGTGTCGCTGTGCAGTTGACGGAGACAGTCCTCCTCCCAATGTTAGTCTGGCTCGAATCATTGAGGCGGTGCAG GAAGTGAGTGTTTCAGGTGGAGCTCAGCTGGAGTCGTGTCCTCAGCACCATAACCCGCTCAGTCTTTACTGCGAGGACGAGCAAACGGTGATCTGTGGCCTGTGTGGGAGCATTGGTTCACACCGCGGACACAGAATCACACCTGTGAGCTCTGTCTACAGCCGCATGaaggtaaaaaacaaaatcacacctGTGAGCTCCGTCTACAGCCACATGA aggaggacatTTCGTGTCTGATGACAGAGTTCCAGCATCAGAGGAGTAAACTTGAAGATCACATCTGTAAAATCGCGTTCAACAAATCCAGGATCACG AACGAATCTGATGTGCTGAAGTGGGTGATAAGGAAGGAGTTCGGTGAGCTGCGGCGCTgcctggaggtggaggaggccgGGTTCATGCAGCAGGTGGAGACGTCCGCCGCCGCCCTGATCTCGTCCCTCCAGAACCAGACGGACCAGATAAACCAGAACCTGAACCGGCTGCAGGAGGCACTCAACACCCTACGGGACCTGAGCAACGAAGGACACCTGGACTTCATCACG AAATACGGATCGATCGCTCCAAG GTTCAGAGAGAGTCGGGTTCtcctgcagagggaggagaggctcTTCAGCTCGGTCAACTTCAGACCAGGTTTCAACCACAACGACATCAAACTCACCGTGTGGAAGAGACTACACCGAAAAGTCCTGCCAG CACCAGAGATGTTGAAGCTGGATCCTCAGACTGCTCACCCGATGTTGGAGCTCCATCATGGGGAGACGGTGGTGTCCTGTGGGGCTCTGCCGCGGAGATTTCCCGATAATCCAGAGAGGTTCAGTTACAGTTACTGTGTCCTGGCCAACCGAGGCTTCTCCTCTGGGAAACACTACTGGGAG GTGGAGGTGGGTAACAAACCTAAATGGCGTCTTGGTTTGATCAAAGGAACGACGAGTCGGAAGTCCAAGCTAGTGAAGAACCCAGAGAGTGGGGTGTGGCTAATTGGACTGAAGGACGGAGTTTATGAAGCCTTCGCTTCACCCAGGGTGGTGCTGCCAGTGTTGCCACCCCCCCGCCGGGTGGGACTGTTCCTGGACTATGAAGGTGGAGGTCTGACCTTCTATAACAGCGACAGTCCTGATGAGCTGGGTTTCATCTACAGCTTCAGACTGGAGGTCCAAGGGAAAGTCTACCCCCTGCTGGACGTCTGCTGGCACGGCAGAGGGGACAACAAACAGCCCCTGTCCCTCCCCCAGCCTCACAGGGAGCCCctgtcccccctccccctcacccAGCCCCAGAAACAGGACAAGTGA
- the LOC121199504 gene encoding ankyrin repeat and SOCS box protein 2-like, which translates to MAAASISRSGSAPAEASEDYSLYSNLSDDELLQLAIERSLTDTHRSNANATSDSTSTAANNPAAASMLLHQPDSSLNPAARKINQPKHSSHNPPAAQTTAHYSSPNPPSEKPPDLKTFDGTVSHFMTGSGKKMVAYRRPDGGLVHIAQESEEEEEPLFKAIRVGDVSKVKALALRPGTNLMLPSKPGWLAIHQAAWFGQDTCLRVLLSAQPGMINKRTERGESALLVAVSRDHMRCVHMLLENGADPDIANYDKETPLYRACERNSAAMVAMLLNHGASVNTHCIQGWTALQEAVVRNNVEICEMLMKAGAKHNLTNKYGLSPLFSAAQNGQLASLRFLLKHGADVNSQAADGATALYEAAKNGHEEIVELLLSQNADANKPGKTGLLPLHIAAQRGSDTIVSMLIPATSKARVRRTGISPLHVAAERNRDEVLETLIDAGFDVNAQLSEEQSKLYEDRRSTALYFSVINNNIEAVRMLLAAGADPNLDIFKPLMVAARQGCIQTVTLLVEHGADINACIPTHPTTFPAVYMFSMKYLPMFKYLLDHGGHALSCFDCVYGNQPHPPIKTSRSERDELRYSNRELAETPLRRGVQFCEMISAPSISRWAGPIIDVLLDYVGHVTLCSRLMEHLDSYADWSIIKEKATPPRPLMQLCRLRILQLVERRRVKKLPLPGGLIRFLQHQEEMFDDC; encoded by the exons ATGGCGGCAGCCAGCATCTCTCGCTCTGGCTCAGCTCCCGCTGAAGCCTCGGAGGACTATTCTCTCTACAGTAACCTGAGCGACGACGAGCTGCTGCAGCTCGCCATCGAGCGCAGTCTGACCGACACACACCGCAGCAACGCCAACGCAACCAGCGACTCAACCAGCACAGCAGCCAACaaccctgctgctgcctccatgCTGTTGCACCAACCCGACAGCAGTCTGAACCCAGCGGCCAGAAAGATCAACCAACCCAAACACAGCTCCCACAATCCCCCTGCAGCCCAGACCACCGCACACTACAGCTCTCCGAATCCTCCCAGTGAAAAGCCTCCTGATCT GAAGACATTTGATGGGACGGTCAGTCACTTCATGACGGGTTCTGGGAAGAAGATGGTGGCTTATCGCAGACCTGATGGGGGTCTGGTCCACATCGCTCAGGAGTCTGAAGA ggaggaggagcCTCTGTTCAAAGCGATCCGCGTTGGCGATGTGAGCAAAGTGAAAGCTTTAGCCCTGCGTCCAGGAACCAACCTGATGCTGCCGAGTAAACCGGGCTGGCTCGCCATTCACCAGGCGGCGTGGTTCGGTCAGGACAcctgtctcagagtcctgctgtcag ctcagCCGGGGATGATCAACAAGCGAACGGAGCGCGGGGAGTCCGCGCTGCTGGTCGCTGTGAGCAGAGACCACATGCGATGCGTTCACATGCTGCTGGAAAATGGAGCTGACCCAGACATCGCAAATTACGACAAAGAGACTCCGCTCTACAGAG CCTGTGAGAGAAACAGTGCTGCGATGGTGGCGATGCTGTTGAACCACGGAGCTTCAGTGAACACTCACTGTATTCAGGGATGGACGGCGCTGCAGGAAGCTGTGGTTCGAAACAACGTGGAGATCTGTGAGATGCTGATGAAGGCCGGAGCCAAACACAACCTCACCAACAAGTACGGCCTCTCACCGCTGTTCAGCGCGGCTCAGAACGGGCAGCTCGCCAGCCTGCGCTTCCTCCTCAAACATG GTGCAGATGTAAACAGCCAGGCTGCTGATGGAGCCACCGCTCTGTACGAAGCTGCTAAAAACGGACACGAGGAAATCGTGGAGCTTCTCCTCTCACAAAACGCTGATGCCAACAAACCCGGAAAGACCGGATTATTACCACTTCACATTGCTGCCCAGAGAGGAAGTGACAC CATCGTGTCCATGTTGATCCCAGCCACCAGTAAGGCCAGAGTCCGGAGGACCGGCATCAGCCCACTCCACGTAGCGGCCGAGCGTAACCGGGACGAGGTGCTGGAGACTCTGATTGACGCGGGCTTCGACGTCAACGCCCAGCTGTCTGAAGAACAATCAAAGCTGTACGAAGACCGCCGCAGCACGGCGCTCTACTTCTCCgtcatcaacaacaacatcGAGGCTGTGCGCATGCTGCTGGCGGCCGGCGCCGACCCAAACCTGGATATATTCAAGCCACTGATGGTGGCGGCGAGACAGGGCTGCATCCAGACCGTCACCCTACTGGTGGAGCACGGAGCTGACATCAACGCCTGCATCCCCACCCACCCGACCACCTTCCCCGCCGTCTACATGTTCTCCATGAAGTATTTGCCCATGTTCAAGTACCTGCTGGACCACGGAGGCCACGCCCTCTCCTGCTTTGACTGTGTCTATGGAAACCAACCACATCCGCCAATCAAAACCTCCCGATCAGAGAGAGATGAGCTCCGCTACAGCAACAGAGAACTGGCAGAGACTCCGCTGAGGAGAGGCGTTCAG TTCTGTGAGATGATCTCAGCCCCCAGTATCAGTCGGTGGGCGGGGCCAATCATTGATGTCCTATTGGACTATGTTGGTCATGTGACTCTCTGCTCCAGACTGATGGAACACCTGGACAGCTACGCCGACTGGAGCATCATCAAGGAGAAAGCAA CTCCCCCGCGGCCTCTGATGCAGCTCTGCAGGCTGCGAAttctgcagctggttgaacgTCGACGTGTGAAGAAGTTACCGCTGCCTGGAGGTTTGATCCGTTTCCTGCAGCACCAGGAGGAAATGTTCGACgactgctga